A window of the Acidimicrobiales bacterium genome harbors these coding sequences:
- a CDS encoding ABC transporter ATP-binding protein yields the protein MTLGAIPPVLAEQLTKTFQGSGNADPFTAVAGIDFHVDRGETFSLLGPNGAGKSSTMKMVSTVSPITSGTLQVLGRDPVAEGAEIRRRMGVVPQEDLLDAELTVEENLVIYARYFGLSWSAARAKAEELLTFAQLTDRRNDKVDPLSGGMKRRLTIARALVNEPELVLLDEPTTGLDPQARHLLWERLYRLKEQGVTLLLTTHYMDEAEQLADRLVIMDGGRIVGEGSPSELIARHVTKEVLELRFATNDDGTRQRPASLDQHGLRIEPLPDRVLVYADDGEAALAHLVAQGVHPTGSLIRRSTLEDVFLAVTGRTLNE from the coding sequence TTGACGCTCGGGGCCATACCACCGGTCCTGGCCGAGCAGCTCACGAAGACCTTCCAGGGTTCGGGAAACGCCGACCCGTTCACGGCGGTCGCCGGCATCGACTTCCACGTCGACCGGGGCGAGACCTTCTCCCTGCTCGGCCCGAACGGTGCCGGCAAGAGTTCGACCATGAAGATGGTGAGCACGGTCAGTCCGATCACCTCCGGCACGCTGCAGGTCCTCGGGCGTGACCCGGTGGCTGAAGGAGCCGAGATCCGCCGCCGGATGGGTGTCGTTCCCCAGGAGGACCTCCTCGACGCCGAGCTGACGGTGGAGGAGAACCTGGTCATCTACGCCCGCTACTTCGGGCTGAGCTGGAGCGCGGCGAGGGCCAAGGCCGAAGAACTGCTCACGTTCGCCCAACTCACCGATCGTCGCAACGACAAGGTCGACCCGCTCTCGGGCGGCATGAAACGACGACTCACCATCGCCCGTGCCCTTGTGAACGAGCCCGAGCTCGTCCTCCTCGACGAGCCGACGACTGGACTCGATCCGCAAGCCCGACATCTGCTGTGGGAGCGGCTGTACCGGCTCAAGGAGCAGGGCGTCACGCTGCTGCTGACGACGCACTACATGGACGAGGCCGAGCAGCTCGCCGACCGGCTCGTCATCATGGACGGTGGACGAATCGTGGGCGAAGGATCGCCGAGCGAGCTGATCGCTCGTCACGTCACGAAGGAGGTCCTGGAGCTGCGGTTCGCCACCAACGACGATGGCACTCGGCAACGGCCGGCGAGCCTGGATCAGCACGGTCTTCGCATCGAGCCATTGCCTGACCGAGTGCTGGTCTATGCCGACGATGGCGAGGCCGCGCTCGCCCATCTCGTCGCCCAGGGCGTACATCCCACCGGCAGCCTCATCCGCCGATCGACGCTGGAAGATGTCTTCCTTGCCGTGACCGGTCGGACACTGAACGAATGA
- a CDS encoding HAMP domain-containing sensor histidine kinase — translation MKPWTEVIAADPWRAVVAALVVLSLTVAAGMGLRAITRRTRSLHHLVLAITLTSLGVGAVAALALGQLMVFEPAERDVALGIIGVTAVLAVVVALVASMPLARDARQVEATVRRIEAGDRSVRTGVVRSDELGHVALALDQLTERLDQLERERAQFDADRTTMLSAIGHDLRTPLAALQAAVEALADGVAPDPQRYLASMSHDVEALGSLIDDLVLLSSLDAGRHELIFEPIDVAEIADGAVEALTPTAAQHGVELVADVSGASPVSGNARAIGRVIRNLIENAVRHAPEGSTVIVSVATGSDGVTVRVADEGPGFDATFVARAFDHFTRADASRTRATGGAGLGLAIARGLVEAHQGRIWIEDPAASTVGGEVAFVLPAELAAA, via the coding sequence ATGAAGCCCTGGACCGAGGTGATCGCTGCCGATCCGTGGCGAGCCGTCGTGGCGGCGCTCGTGGTCCTGTCGTTGACCGTTGCGGCCGGCATGGGGCTGCGTGCGATCACCCGTCGGACTCGCTCGCTCCACCATCTCGTCCTTGCCATCACCCTGACCTCGCTCGGCGTGGGTGCGGTTGCGGCGCTCGCCCTGGGGCAGCTCATGGTGTTCGAGCCGGCCGAACGAGACGTTGCGCTCGGCATCATCGGGGTCACTGCCGTCCTTGCCGTGGTGGTGGCGCTGGTCGCGTCGATGCCGCTGGCTCGAGACGCTCGGCAAGTCGAGGCGACAGTGCGACGCATCGAGGCCGGTGATCGCTCCGTGCGGACCGGTGTCGTGCGATCCGATGAGCTCGGCCATGTGGCGCTCGCCCTTGATCAACTGACGGAGCGGCTCGACCAGCTCGAACGCGAGCGAGCCCAGTTCGACGCCGACCGCACGACGATGCTCTCCGCAATCGGTCATGATCTGCGCACCCCGTTGGCAGCGCTCCAGGCGGCGGTGGAGGCGTTGGCCGACGGCGTTGCGCCCGATCCGCAGCGCTATCTGGCATCGATGAGCCATGACGTCGAGGCGCTGGGTTCGCTGATCGACGACCTCGTGCTGCTCTCGAGTCTCGATGCGGGTCGCCACGAGTTGATCTTCGAGCCGATCGATGTCGCCGAGATCGCGGATGGCGCCGTCGAGGCGCTGACGCCCACCGCAGCCCAGCATGGTGTCGAGTTGGTGGCCGATGTGTCGGGAGCGAGTCCGGTGAGCGGCAACGCTCGGGCAATCGGGCGAGTGATTCGCAACCTGATCGAGAACGCGGTCCGCCACGCCCCGGAAGGATCGACCGTGATCGTCTCGGTCGCCACGGGCTCGGACGGCGTCACGGTTCGTGTTGCCGACGAGGGCCCAGGCTTCGATGCCACCTTCGTTGCCCGTGCTTTCGACCACTTCACCCGTGCCGACGCCAGTCGCACTCGGGCGACCGGCGGCGCCGGTCTCGGACTGGCGATCGCTCGAGGACTCGTCGAGGCCCATCAGGGGCGAATCTGGATCGAGGATCCGGCGGCTTCGACCGTGGGCGGCGAGGTCGCCTTCGTTCTGCCTGCCGAGCTGGCGGCTGCCTGA
- a CDS encoding nitronate monooxygenase family protein, whose protein sequence is MKNQVTDMFGIDVPILAFTHCRDVVVAVTKAGGLGVLGAAGHSEKQLEIDLAWIEEELGGRPYGVDVIVPAKYAGSDTGGGLTVKDIMDTIPPEHKAFVDDILARYDVPALADDDTRGQFESRADRPAPFSADQVGPQLEIALAHNPVLLVNALGPPPAFMVDQVKGAGRKVGALAGKAQHAARHVNAGVDLLIAQGSEAGGHTGEIGTMVLIPEIVDAVGDVPVLGAGGIGRGRQMAAAMALGAQGVWCGSVWLTTEEAETHPVVKEKMLAASSADTIRSRSRTGKHARQLKSAWTDEWENPETPMPLGMPAQPLLINQAIARIDRAAHREGSGAAKLANYFVGQIVGSMNTSKPAAQVVFEMIDEFIEAVQGLNAQLES, encoded by the coding sequence GTGAAGAACCAGGTCACCGACATGTTCGGGATCGACGTCCCGATCCTCGCATTCACGCACTGTCGCGACGTCGTCGTCGCCGTCACCAAGGCCGGCGGCCTCGGCGTCCTCGGCGCCGCCGGCCACTCCGAGAAGCAGCTCGAGATCGACCTCGCCTGGATCGAGGAGGAACTCGGCGGGCGTCCGTATGGCGTCGACGTCATCGTCCCCGCCAAATACGCAGGTTCCGACACCGGGGGCGGGCTCACGGTGAAGGACATCATGGACACCATCCCACCCGAGCACAAGGCGTTCGTCGATGACATCCTTGCTCGTTACGACGTGCCGGCGCTCGCCGACGACGACACCCGTGGCCAGTTCGAGTCGCGAGCCGATCGGCCCGCCCCGTTCTCGGCCGACCAGGTGGGTCCCCAGCTCGAAATCGCCCTCGCCCACAACCCGGTGCTGCTCGTCAACGCTCTCGGTCCGCCTCCGGCGTTCATGGTCGACCAGGTGAAGGGCGCTGGCCGCAAGGTCGGTGCGCTGGCGGGCAAGGCCCAGCACGCCGCACGCCATGTCAACGCCGGTGTCGATCTGCTCATCGCGCAGGGGTCCGAAGCCGGTGGTCACACCGGGGAAATCGGCACGATGGTCCTGATTCCCGAGATCGTCGATGCCGTCGGCGACGTTCCCGTTCTCGGTGCGGGTGGTATCGGACGGGGCCGCCAGATGGCCGCCGCCATGGCGCTCGGCGCGCAGGGCGTCTGGTGCGGATCCGTGTGGTTGACCACCGAAGAAGCCGAAACGCACCCGGTGGTGAAGGAGAAGATGTTGGCTGCATCGTCGGCCGACACGATCCGGTCGCGGTCACGCACCGGCAAGCACGCTCGGCAGCTGAAGTCGGCGTGGACCGACGAGTGGGAGAACCCCGAGACCCCGATGCCGCTCGGCATGCCGGCGCAGCCGTTGCTCATCAACCAGGCCATCGCTCGCATCGACCGGGCCGCCCACCGTGAGGGGTCGGGTGCAGCAAAGCTGGCCAACTATTTCGTCGGGCAGATCGTGGGCTCCATGAACACCTCGAAGCCGGCCGCCCAGGTGGTGTTCGAGATGATCGACGAGTTCATCGAGGCCGTCCAGGGCCTCAACGCCCAGCTCGAGTCCTGA
- a CDS encoding response regulator transcription factor: MAVTTAPVPSTRTLEVLVVDDEPMVREVVARYLTLDGLSVHEVGNGNEALAWLGEHEPDLVVLDIMLPGSDGLTILRHLRATGDIPVVLLTARADEIDRILGLELGADDYVVKPFSPRELAVRVRNLLRRSSGGSSANTPPLVPTSAMSFGSLHIDPGAREVLVDGRPVMLTPKEFDLLVVLAQSPRQVFSRGQLLEMVWDSSSDYQDPATVTVHVGRLRQKLEPSPDQPRHIVTAWGVGYRFEP, encoded by the coding sequence ATGGCAGTGACCACGGCGCCGGTGCCGAGTACACGCACGCTCGAGGTGCTGGTCGTAGACGACGAGCCGATGGTGCGCGAGGTCGTTGCCCGCTATCTCACGCTCGACGGGCTTTCGGTCCACGAGGTCGGCAACGGCAACGAGGCGCTCGCCTGGCTGGGTGAACACGAACCCGACCTCGTGGTGCTCGACATCATGCTGCCCGGCTCGGACGGCCTCACGATTCTTCGTCATCTCCGAGCAACCGGCGACATCCCGGTCGTGTTGTTGACCGCTCGGGCCGACGAGATCGATCGCATCCTCGGTCTCGAACTCGGTGCCGACGACTATGTCGTCAAGCCGTTCTCACCTCGCGAGCTCGCCGTTCGCGTTCGAAACCTGCTGCGGCGCAGCAGCGGCGGTAGCTCGGCCAACACGCCGCCGCTCGTGCCCACATCGGCGATGTCGTTCGGATCACTCCACATCGACCCCGGCGCTCGTGAGGTACTGGTCGACGGTCGACCGGTCATGCTGACGCCGAAGGAGTTCGACCTGCTCGTCGTGCTGGCCCAGTCACCCCGCCAAGTGTTCAGCCGTGGCCAACTGCTCGAGATGGTGTGGGACTCATCGTCGGATTATCAGGATCCCGCCACGGTCACGGTGCACGTCGGGCGTCTCCGGCAGAAGCTCGAGCCCTCACCCGATCAACCCCGCCACATCGTGACCGCGTGGGGCGTCGGCTACCGGTTCGAGCCATGA
- a CDS encoding ABC transporter permease: MVSLVFHPARAVVERNILSYRRLWFVIASGFVDPVFYLFGLGVGLGALIGDVEYAGRSVDYATFVAPGLVASSAMNGAVFDATFNFYYKLKYAKTFDAMLATPLRLGDIVLGEIGWSMVRASVYAVAFLLITVVAGLVESWWALAVLPVSLLIGVAFAAIGTALTTFMRSWHDFDYIQLVLQPLFLASTTFYALDVYPNWSHPLVRLTPLYHGVTLCRSLMLGDVGPSALGHIAYLFAMLALGIVVVRRRLERLLLS; the protein is encoded by the coding sequence ATGGTCTCCCTCGTCTTCCACCCTGCTCGTGCGGTCGTCGAGCGCAACATCCTCAGCTATCGCCGGCTGTGGTTCGTCATCGCCAGTGGGTTCGTCGACCCGGTGTTCTACCTGTTCGGCCTGGGTGTCGGCCTCGGCGCACTGATCGGCGATGTCGAGTACGCCGGTCGCAGCGTGGACTACGCCACGTTCGTTGCGCCCGGGCTCGTTGCGTCGTCGGCCATGAACGGCGCCGTGTTCGATGCCACCTTCAACTTCTACTACAAGCTCAAGTACGCCAAGACCTTCGACGCCATGCTCGCCACTCCCCTCCGTCTCGGCGACATCGTTCTCGGAGAGATCGGCTGGTCGATGGTTCGCGCCAGCGTCTATGCGGTGGCGTTCCTGCTGATCACGGTGGTTGCCGGCCTGGTCGAGAGCTGGTGGGCCCTCGCCGTCCTGCCCGTCTCGCTGCTGATCGGCGTCGCGTTCGCCGCCATCGGCACCGCGCTCACGACCTTCATGAGGAGTTGGCACGACTTCGACTACATCCAACTCGTGTTGCAGCCGCTCTTCCTCGCCTCCACCACGTTCTACGCACTCGACGTCTATCCCAACTGGTCGCACCCGCTCGTCCGGCTGACGCCGCTCTACCACGGCGTCACGCTGTGCCGGTCGTTGATGCTCGGCGACGTCGGCCCGAGTGCGCTCGGCCACATCGCGTATCTGTTCGCGATGTTGGCGCTCGGCATCGTCGTCGTGCGCCGGCGGCTCGAACGCCTCCTGCTGAGCTGA
- a CDS encoding ABC transporter permease, whose translation MTTQRPLALHPPTAGGIRHFLEHQFVRYRATWTSTLVSSVLFPVFFLLAVGFGLGSQIDDTSSLGTSDYASFIGPGVLAGVAALQAGGLSLWPTLGAIKWQGDYQAALATPLTPPELVIGHIVWIGFRILVSASVYLAVLAVFGVVGSWWAVLAPLAAFLVAIAVAGPLSAWSAAQDGDDTFGPINRLGLTPLFLFSGAFFPLDQLPTVLAWVARIFPVWHGVELTRGTINGSIGLDSAAIHVGVLLVWAGCGAVLSLRSFVRRLAA comes from the coding sequence ATGACGACGCAGCGACCGCTTGCGCTCCACCCGCCGACGGCCGGAGGGATCCGGCACTTCCTCGAGCACCAGTTCGTTCGTTATCGGGCCACGTGGACGAGCACCCTCGTCTCCAGCGTGTTGTTTCCGGTGTTCTTCCTCCTCGCGGTCGGGTTCGGTCTCGGGTCGCAGATCGACGACACGTCGTCCCTCGGCACCAGCGACTACGCCTCGTTCATCGGCCCCGGTGTCTTGGCCGGCGTGGCGGCACTCCAGGCCGGTGGGCTGTCGCTGTGGCCGACCTTGGGCGCCATCAAGTGGCAGGGTGACTACCAGGCCGCACTCGCCACCCCGCTGACTCCCCCGGAGCTCGTGATCGGCCACATCGTGTGGATCGGTTTCCGGATCCTCGTGAGCGCGAGCGTCTACCTGGCGGTCCTGGCGGTATTCGGCGTCGTTGGGTCGTGGTGGGCCGTCCTCGCTCCGCTCGCCGCGTTCCTCGTGGCGATCGCCGTTGCCGGTCCGCTCTCGGCGTGGTCGGCTGCCCAGGATGGCGACGACACCTTCGGCCCGATCAATCGCCTCGGGCTCACACCGCTGTTCCTGTTCTCCGGCGCCTTCTTCCCGCTCGACCAGCTGCCGACGGTGCTGGCCTGGGTGGCCCGCATCTTCCCGGTGTGGCACGGGGTCGAGCTGACCCGTGGCACCATCAACGGATCGATCGGCCTCGACTCGGCCGCAATCCATGTCGGTGTGCTGCTCGTGTGGGCCGGGTGTGGTGCGGTGCTCTCGCTGCGAAGCTTCGTTCGACGATTGGCGGCGTGA
- a CDS encoding molybdopterin-dependent oxidoreductase, with product MTETIPLLGDREQQLRRRIEAAPTIPLAEHGHRSRRSFLVGAAGVGAAVLGWRALQGAPVDDGIPRPLRATLEANESLWRRLAPGRNAPEYPASAATPIQVNGQIGIRNEIDLADWTVRVEGPDGELLDELDIGVFEQLPQRDMVIELKCIEGWSSIVHWGGARFADFHARYADRVGEVPYVGFETPDGLYYVGWDLASALHPQTMLALRQGAEPLTQAHGAPLRLATPNKYGIKCLKRIGVIRYARERPADYWAERSYDWYAAL from the coding sequence GTGACCGAGACCATTCCGCTGCTCGGCGATCGTGAGCAGCAGCTCCGGCGACGCATCGAAGCGGCGCCGACCATCCCTCTCGCCGAACACGGCCACCGATCCCGCCGGTCGTTCCTGGTCGGTGCGGCAGGCGTCGGAGCGGCCGTCCTCGGCTGGCGCGCACTCCAGGGTGCGCCGGTCGACGACGGGATCCCCCGACCACTCCGAGCGACGCTCGAGGCCAACGAGTCACTGTGGCGACGCCTCGCCCCGGGACGGAACGCTCCCGAGTACCCCGCCTCGGCGGCGACGCCGATCCAGGTCAACGGCCAGATCGGCATCCGGAACGAGATCGATCTCGCCGACTGGACCGTGCGGGTGGAGGGACCCGATGGCGAGCTACTCGACGAGCTCGACATCGGTGTGTTCGAGCAGCTCCCCCAGCGAGACATGGTGATCGAGCTCAAGTGCATCGAAGGGTGGTCGAGCATCGTCCACTGGGGCGGTGCCCGCTTCGCCGACTTCCATGCGCGGTACGCCGACCGGGTCGGTGAGGTCCCCTACGTCGGCTTCGAGACTCCCGATGGCCTGTACTACGTCGGCTGGGACCTGGCGTCAGCCCTGCACCCGCAGACGATGCTGGCTCTTCGTCAGGGCGCCGAGCCGCTCACGCAAGCGCACGGCGCCCCACTGCGACTGGCCACGCCGAACAAGTACGGCATCAAGTGCCTCAAGCGCATCGGTGTCATCCGCTACGCCCGAGAGCGCCCGGCCGACTACTGGGCCGAGCGCAGCTACGACTGGTACGCCGCCCTCTGA
- a CDS encoding cytochrome b/b6 domain-containing protein, with protein sequence MSAPSEPVARLVHPRAVRWLHWINFPLLAVMIWSGLRIYWAEDVYAFGVGSWQWFAFFPDSVYETLGLERRLARGMAFHFAFGWLFVINGALYAVYLASTGAWRDVLPDRHSGREAKGVVLHDLHLAKIAPAQGLYNAAQRLAYTIVLALAAVAVLSGFAIYKPTRLWPLPLLFGGYQGARLVHFTVTIAMLVFFAVHVLQVLRSGWGNFRSMVTGYAIEKGEAP encoded by the coding sequence ATGAGCGCTCCGTCCGAGCCCGTCGCCCGCCTGGTGCATCCCCGCGCCGTGCGGTGGCTCCACTGGATCAACTTCCCGCTCCTCGCAGTGATGATCTGGAGCGGGCTCCGCATCTACTGGGCCGAGGACGTCTACGCCTTCGGCGTTGGCAGCTGGCAATGGTTCGCCTTCTTCCCCGACTCGGTCTACGAGACCCTCGGCCTCGAGCGACGCTTGGCCCGGGGCATGGCGTTCCACTTCGCCTTCGGGTGGCTGTTCGTGATCAACGGTGCGCTGTACGCCGTCTATCTCGCATCGACGGGAGCGTGGCGTGATGTCCTCCCCGATCGCCACAGTGGTCGAGAGGCGAAGGGCGTCGTGCTCCACGACCTGCACCTCGCGAAGATCGCTCCTGCCCAGGGCCTCTACAACGCCGCTCAGCGGCTGGCCTACACCATCGTCTTGGCCTTGGCTGCAGTGGCGGTCCTCAGCGGGTTCGCCATCTACAAGCCGACTCGGTTGTGGCCCCTTCCCCTACTGTTCGGTGGCTATCAGGGCGCCCGCCTCGTGCACTTCACGGTCACGATCGCGATGCTCGTGTTCTTCGCCGTTCACGTCCTCCAGGTCCTTCGGTCGGGTTGGGGCAACTTCCGGTCGATGGTGACCGGCTATGCGATCGAAAAGGGTGAAGCACCGTGA
- a CDS encoding acyclic terpene utilization AtuA family protein — protein MTDPIRIANCSGFFGDRPSGAVEMVEGGPIDVLTGDWLAELTMLILSRIRSKRPAGGFAGTFVKQMEQVMGTCLDRGIKVVSNAGGLDPDGCADAVAEVAAKLGLAPTIAYVSGDDLMSRVGELVESGALQPFGNGGSLGDPNDYLTANAYLGCFGIVDALAKGADIVITGRVTDAAVVCGPAAWHHGWQRTDFDQLAGGVVAGHLIECSAQVTGGNYSFFSEIPDHLTNPRFGFPWADVAADGSCVIGKHDGTGGAVSVGTVTSQLLYEIGGPAYYGPDVTSRFDTVQLEQVAPDRVRVSGVRGEAPPNTLKVAMNEMGGFRNSFTVALTGLDIDEKAAFAQATFWDACPYGPDDFESITDKVIHTNKPDPSTQEEATAIWRVTVKDHDERKVGRAFNDAMIHTALAGIPGMYGLGGGPSAASSFGVYRPATVPSDLVPQYVRVLGPDGKQHGDTVQIDSVAPVGPPLELADEPVAPMPTGPTVDVVLGEIVGTRSGDKGGNANIGVFVRSDAAWAWLDNELTTDRLRELLPEAAELTIERHRLPNVRALNFLIHGILEEGVAASTRQDAQAKALGEWLRSRVVTVPTTVVESANAAAQAAREKVSQ, from the coding sequence ATGACCGATCCCATCAGGATCGCCAACTGTTCGGGCTTCTTCGGCGACCGGCCGTCGGGCGCGGTCGAGATGGTCGAGGGCGGCCCGATCGACGTGCTCACCGGTGACTGGCTCGCCGAGCTCACCATGCTCATCCTGAGCCGAATCCGCTCCAAGCGACCGGCAGGCGGGTTCGCCGGCACGTTCGTGAAGCAGATGGAACAGGTGATGGGCACCTGCCTCGACCGTGGCATCAAGGTGGTGTCGAACGCCGGCGGACTCGATCCCGATGGTTGCGCCGACGCCGTGGCCGAGGTTGCCGCGAAGCTCGGTCTCGCTCCCACCATCGCGTACGTGAGCGGCGACGATCTCATGAGTCGGGTCGGTGAGCTCGTCGAGAGCGGAGCGCTGCAGCCGTTCGGCAACGGAGGCTCGCTCGGCGACCCCAACGACTACCTCACCGCCAACGCCTACCTCGGTTGCTTCGGCATCGTCGACGCCCTGGCCAAGGGAGCCGACATCGTGATCACCGGGCGAGTCACCGATGCCGCCGTGGTGTGTGGTCCGGCCGCTTGGCACCATGGCTGGCAGCGGACCGACTTCGACCAGCTGGCGGGGGGCGTGGTTGCCGGTCACCTCATCGAATGCAGCGCTCAGGTCACCGGCGGCAACTACTCGTTCTTCTCCGAGATCCCCGATCACCTCACGAATCCCCGATTCGGGTTCCCGTGGGCCGATGTCGCCGCCGACGGCTCGTGTGTGATCGGCAAGCACGACGGCACCGGAGGGGCGGTCAGCGTCGGCACCGTCACCTCGCAGTTGTTGTACGAGATCGGCGGACCCGCCTATTACGGACCCGACGTCACGTCGCGCTTCGACACCGTGCAACTCGAACAGGTCGCCCCCGATCGAGTGCGGGTCTCAGGCGTTCGAGGCGAGGCACCGCCGAACACGCTGAAGGTGGCAATGAACGAGATGGGTGGCTTCCGCAACTCGTTCACCGTGGCACTCACCGGACTCGACATCGACGAGAAGGCGGCGTTCGCACAGGCCACGTTCTGGGACGCTTGTCCGTACGGGCCCGACGATTTCGAGTCGATCACCGACAAGGTCATCCACACGAACAAGCCCGACCCTTCAACCCAGGAGGAGGCCACGGCCATCTGGCGGGTCACGGTCAAGGACCACGACGAACGCAAGGTCGGCCGAGCCTTCAACGACGCCATGATCCACACGGCGCTGGCCGGCATCCCCGGGATGTACGGCTTGGGCGGCGGCCCGTCGGCAGCCAGTTCGTTCGGTGTCTATCGGCCGGCCACCGTCCCCTCCGATCTCGTCCCGCAGTACGTCCGGGTGCTCGGACCCGACGGCAAGCAGCATGGCGATACGGTCCAGATCGACTCGGTCGCTCCCGTTGGCCCCCCGCTCGAGCTCGCCGACGAGCCGGTGGCGCCCATGCCGACCGGGCCCACGGTCGACGTCGTGCTGGGCGAGATCGTCGGCACCCGCTCGGGCGACAAGGGTGGCAACGCGAACATCGGCGTCTTCGTGCGCAGTGACGCGGCATGGGCGTGGCTCGACAACGAGCTCACCACCGACCGGCTGCGTGAGCTCCTGCCCGAGGCCGCCGAGCTCACCATCGAGCGCCATCGTCTGCCCAACGTGCGGGCGCTCAACTTCTTGATCCACGGCATTCTCGAAGAGGGTGTCGCCGCCTCGACCCGCCAAGACGCACAAGCCAAGGCCCTTGGCGAATGGTTGCGCTCGCGGGTCGTCACCGTTCCCACCACCGTCGTCGAATCCGCAAACGCCGCCGCACAAGCCGCCAGAGAGAAGGTCAGCCAGTGA
- a CDS encoding pyridoxamine 5'-phosphate oxidase family protein: protein MSDFYTADQRQLQDDFETRPLADTLVAVMVKHELADVPAAFIESRDFFFLSTVTPEGEPTVSYKGGAPGFVRVIDEHTLAFPSYDGNGMFLSLGNIISTAKIGMLFIDFETPHRLRVQATAQVAAKDDPIVEQFPGADLVVVATVDAAFVNCGRYIHKHTRTEDSPYVPADDGSAPLPAWKRIDALQDALPPRDQGRAELDGGTIDGAEYAERIREGRP from the coding sequence ATGAGCGACTTCTACACGGCGGACCAGCGGCAGCTGCAGGACGACTTCGAGACACGCCCGCTGGCCGACACCCTCGTGGCGGTCATGGTGAAGCACGAGCTGGCCGACGTGCCGGCGGCGTTCATCGAGTCTCGGGACTTCTTCTTCCTGAGCACGGTCACGCCCGAGGGTGAGCCGACCGTCTCCTACAAGGGCGGCGCCCCCGGCTTCGTGCGAGTGATCGACGAGCACACGCTTGCCTTCCCGAGCTACGACGGCAACGGGATGTTCCTCTCGCTCGGCAATATCATCTCGACGGCCAAGATCGGGATGCTGTTCATCGACTTCGAGACCCCGCACCGCCTCCGAGTGCAGGCGACCGCGCAGGTCGCAGCAAAGGACGACCCGATCGTCGAACAGTTCCCGGGCGCCGACCTGGTGGTCGTGGCGACGGTCGACGCAGCGTTCGTCAACTGCGGTCGTTACATCCACAAACACACTCGCACCGAAGACTCACCCTACGTCCCGGCCGATGACGGCTCGGCGCCGCTCCCGGCATGGAAGCGCATCGATGCGCTCCAGGACGCGCTGCCGCCTCGGGATCAGGGGCGAGCCGAGCTCGACGGCGGCACGATCGACGGCGCCGAGTACGCCGAGCGGATCCGCGAGGGGCGGCCTTGA
- a CDS encoding fasciclin domain-containing protein has product MQHRRLSPLAMICALALTAAACGSDGGSTDAAADAATDTTVAAAGDDAMVDDEMSDDEMSDDEMADDEMSDDEMSDDEMSDGEMSDDEMSDDEMSDDEMSDSMAEEGMAEASGDLLAVAAGRDDLSTLVAAVEAAGLGSALAGDGPFTIFAPNDDAFLDYLGEMGMSVDDALADTTFLSTLLQGHVVEAGDDAAMVAGMVDNPFVSLAGTELPVTVDGGTITIGGAEILETDIFATNGVIHVIDTVLAPAG; this is encoded by the coding sequence ATGCAACACCGACGTTTGAGCCCCCTTGCCATGATCTGCGCCCTTGCCCTGACGGCCGCGGCGTGTGGTAGCGACGGCGGATCGACCGACGCCGCCGCCGACGCGGCAACCGACACCACCGTGGCGGCTGCGGGCGACGACGCCATGGTCGACGACGAGATGAGCGACGACGAAATGTCCGACGACGAGATGGCCGACGACGAGATGTCCGACGACGAAATGTCCGACGACGAGATGAGCGATGGCGAGATGTCGGATGACGAGATGTCCGACGACGAAATGTCCGACGACGAGATGAGCGACAGCATGGCCGAGGAAGGGATGGCGGAAGCGTCCGGCGATCTCCTCGCGGTTGCTGCCGGCCGTGACGACCTCTCCACCCTCGTGGCTGCGGTCGAGGCAGCCGGCCTCGGTTCCGCCTTGGCCGGGGACGGCCCCTTCACCATCTTTGCGCCCAACGACGACGCGTTCCTCGACTATCTCGGCGAGATGGGCATGAGCGTCGACGACGCGCTGGCCGACACCACGTTCCTGTCCACCCTGCTCCAGGGACATGTGGTCGAAGCGGGCGACGATGCCGCCATGGTCGCCGGAATGGTCGACAACCCCTTCGTCAGCCTCGCCGGCACCGAACTCCCCGTCACCGTCGACGGTGGCACGATCACGATCGGCGGCGCCGAGATCCTCGAGACCGACATCTTCGCCACCAACGGGGTCATCCACGTGATCGACACCGTCCTGGCACCAGCAGGATGA